Proteins from one Bacteroides mediterraneensis genomic window:
- a CDS encoding TolC family protein encodes MNKKNLLHITLFLLSGWMGLEATAQEVWNVDRCMSYAVAHNRTVRQRELEADNARMDRMKAIGSFLPGVSASTGIQYNFGRSVDPETNTYNTVSTFNNAYSMEASMPIFRGGGLVNEVRRSKAAWLMGKAAWQESKDNTALETFQAYIDALYCYGTLRLARKKLVESDSLLYKTRRQEELGLKGLADVAQMEAQQATDSYNLTHQRNLYETALLTLKQKMNFPANDTLQLDTAVLDTQTLHYIQLTQEQADDVFRIALKVNPTLRQAELNAKVADMRRKISWADVVPSITLFGGISSSYYKELHSTSYPDFRTQFNNNFGSYVGISMSIPIFNRLSGVTGLRQARNNYRIACEQYESQKEELQKLVLQAVQDREGYLKESIQMEKKVNSDSLAYHVTRRKYEEGLMTSLDVQNNAATLLESETKLLQSKLTYLMKCRLVDYYKGEEIIRGLEETAKKD; translated from the coding sequence ATGAACAAAAAGAATTTATTACACATCACACTTTTCCTTCTTTCCGGTTGGATGGGGCTGGAAGCTACGGCGCAGGAGGTCTGGAATGTAGACCGTTGCATGAGCTATGCAGTGGCGCACAACCGCACTGTCCGTCAGCGGGAACTGGAGGCCGACAATGCCCGGATGGACCGTATGAAAGCCATTGGCAGTTTCTTGCCGGGAGTGAGTGCAAGTACTGGCATACAATATAATTTCGGTCGTTCGGTAGACCCGGAGACCAATACCTATAATACCGTGTCTACTTTCAACAATGCCTATTCGATGGAGGCTTCCATGCCGATTTTCCGTGGCGGAGGACTGGTGAACGAGGTACGACGTTCAAAGGCTGCCTGGTTGATGGGCAAAGCTGCCTGGCAGGAATCCAAAGATAACACCGCATTGGAAACCTTCCAGGCGTATATCGATGCCTTGTATTGCTACGGTACTCTGCGGCTGGCCCGCAAGAAACTGGTGGAAAGTGATTCGTTGTTGTATAAGACTCGCCGTCAGGAAGAGCTGGGATTGAAAGGGCTGGCCGATGTGGCCCAGATGGAAGCCCAGCAGGCCACCGACAGTTACAACCTGACACACCAGCGGAATCTGTACGAAACGGCCTTGCTGACCTTGAAGCAGAAAATGAATTTTCCGGCAAACGATACGTTGCAACTGGATACGGCTGTACTTGACACACAGACACTTCATTATATTCAATTGACTCAGGAGCAGGCGGACGATGTGTTCCGCATCGCCCTGAAGGTCAATCCTACCCTGCGTCAGGCGGAGCTGAATGCGAAGGTGGCCGATATGCGCCGCAAGATTTCCTGGGCTGATGTGGTACCGTCCATCACCTTGTTCGGCGGTATTTCCAGCTCTTATTATAAGGAATTGCATTCCACCTCCTATCCGGATTTCCGTACCCAGTTCAACAACAATTTCGGTTCCTACGTGGGTATCAGTATGAGTATTCCTATCTTTAACCGTCTTTCGGGAGTGACCGGGTTGCGGCAGGCAAGAAACAATTACCGTATTGCCTGCGAGCAGTACGAGTCGCAGAAGGAAGAATTGCAGAAACTGGTGCTTCAGGCCGTACAGGACCGGGAAGGGTATTTGAAAGAGAGTATCCAGATGGAGAAGAAGGTCAACTCCGATTCACTGGCCTATCATGTCACCCGACGGAAATATGAGGAAGGGTTGATGACCTCACTCGATGTGCAGAACAATGCGGCCACTTTGCTCGAAAGCGAGACCAAGCTGTTGCAAAGCAAGCTGACCTACCTGATGAAATGCCGTCTGGTGGACTATTATAAAGGAGAAGAAATAATTCGCGGGCTGGAAGAAACCGCTAAAAAGGATTGA
- a CDS encoding ABC transporter permease — MKTYLTFLQRNKLFTFVNVIGLSISLMFFLLISHMVTRQLTVDKDMKDADRTYVLASEIWAGGHILLGDKLQSRYPEIEDWCAVSGSYEQFVKTNDKPVNIQMMFVRENFFRFFNFHLLEGNPETLLANANSIVLTRSCAIKLFGTEHALGKTLIEQAFGNQKCTVSGIIKDIDNSIFPSNIEAFSPHKNVRYVHWSASEENTELGNAASCIFFLRFHPNVNPNDKASDIARFFKEFFWIYQYDAVKEVRFIPVHDFYFSDIPAAGATLNQYSRKLVFIFLTISILILCMATFNYISMSVAQTSYRAKEMAARRLLGSSKKDIFWRMIAESFLMTTFAFLVGFLLAKAAEPTAMDLLHTRLDIVGGLNPVTVSCYLLLIVVLSLLSGFVPATMLSHYHPLDIVKGTFRRKTKTLYLRLLNIVQNGLTIAMLGCALYLTVQIYRILHAPLGYEYGHVLSYPRMSNDQKLQLFRHEAQKLPFVKHVSFSNGTPLDGGNNDTMNFNSTDSTQVLSFQTFIVDSAFIDMFHIQITDDRHAAFDTHNYLVSQSAMKKLKQLGFTDHVNSSDGNYSWNITGEFKDFQIQSLLEKDPHPLRMQIAPADSISPWNILVEVRDGQPETYKKQLDQLYSKVIDGYPFESKWYDTLMQDMYEDISRMSQLIRIFTCAALVISLLGLTAMSIYFIAQRKRDIAIRKVFGSDSRHEMMQLMKFSSVSLIISLLIALPLMYVGVRQIDKIVTYESSFPWWVPIAAFLIVSLISLASVWLISRKAVRENPVCNLKTE, encoded by the coding sequence ATGAAAACTTACCTTACATTCTTACAACGCAACAAACTCTTCACCTTTGTCAACGTCATCGGGTTAAGCATCTCCCTGATGTTCTTCCTGCTGATAAGCCACATGGTGACCCGACAACTCACTGTAGACAAAGACATGAAAGACGCAGACCGGACTTACGTACTGGCCAGCGAAATATGGGCAGGAGGTCATATCCTGCTGGGCGACAAACTACAAAGCCGTTACCCGGAAATAGAGGACTGGTGCGCCGTGAGCGGTTCCTACGAACAGTTTGTCAAAACCAATGACAAGCCCGTGAATATACAAATGATGTTTGTCCGCGAAAACTTCTTCCGGTTCTTCAATTTCCATCTGCTGGAAGGGAATCCGGAAACCTTGCTGGCCAATGCAAACAGCATCGTGCTGACACGTTCCTGCGCCATCAAGCTGTTCGGTACGGAGCATGCGCTGGGTAAAACCCTCATAGAACAGGCATTCGGCAACCAGAAATGTACGGTAAGCGGTATCATAAAAGACATTGACAACTCCATCTTTCCTTCCAACATTGAAGCATTCAGTCCTCATAAGAATGTACGGTATGTTCATTGGAGTGCCAGCGAAGAAAATACCGAGTTGGGCAATGCCGCCAGCTGCATCTTCTTCCTGCGCTTCCATCCGAATGTCAATCCCAACGACAAGGCAAGTGACATCGCCCGCTTCTTCAAGGAATTCTTCTGGATTTACCAATACGACGCCGTAAAAGAAGTACGCTTTATACCTGTGCATGATTTTTATTTCTCCGACATTCCTGCTGCTGGAGCAACCCTTAACCAATACAGCCGGAAACTGGTATTTATTTTCCTGACCATCAGCATCTTGATTCTGTGTATGGCCACCTTCAACTACATCAGCATGAGCGTGGCCCAGACCAGCTACCGGGCAAAGGAAATGGCTGCCCGCCGCCTGCTAGGTTCTTCCAAGAAGGATATTTTCTGGCGCATGATTGCCGAGTCGTTCCTGATGACCACCTTCGCTTTCCTGGTAGGTTTCTTGCTGGCCAAAGCTGCTGAACCGACCGCTATGGACTTGCTTCACACACGGCTCGACATCGTAGGAGGCTTAAATCCTGTCACCGTATCCTGCTATCTGCTTCTGATTGTCGTACTTTCCCTGCTTTCCGGTTTCGTACCCGCCACGATGCTGTCGCACTACCATCCGCTGGACATCGTAAAAGGTACTTTCCGCCGGAAGACCAAGACGTTATATCTCCGCTTGCTGAATATCGTGCAAAACGGGCTGACCATCGCCATGTTGGGATGCGCCCTCTACCTGACTGTACAGATTTACCGCATCCTGCACGCCCCATTGGGATATGAATATGGACACGTACTCTCTTATCCCCGAATGTCTAACGACCAAAAGTTACAACTCTTCCGCCACGAAGCCCAAAAACTCCCCTTTGTGAAGCACGTCAGTTTTTCAAACGGTACCCCCTTGGACGGAGGCAATAACGACACGATGAACTTTAACTCCACCGACAGTACCCAGGTGCTAAGCTTCCAGACATTTATCGTTGATTCGGCCTTTATCGACATGTTTCACATCCAAATCACGGACGACCGTCATGCCGCATTCGATACGCACAATTACCTGGTGAGCCAATCGGCCATGAAAAAGCTGAAACAACTGGGCTTTACCGACCATGTCAACAGCAGTGACGGAAACTATTCCTGGAACATCACCGGCGAATTCAAAGACTTTCAAATTCAATCTCTACTGGAAAAAGACCCTCATCCGCTGCGCATGCAGATTGCTCCTGCCGACAGCATCAGTCCCTGGAACATTCTGGTGGAAGTACGCGACGGCCAACCGGAAACTTATAAGAAGCAACTCGACCAGCTCTATTCCAAGGTGATAGATGGATATCCGTTTGAATCAAAATGGTATGACACCCTGATGCAGGACATGTATGAAGATATTAGCCGCATGAGCCAGCTGATTCGCATTTTCACCTGCGCGGCACTGGTCATCTCCCTGCTGGGACTGACCGCCATGAGCATCTATTTCATCGCCCAGCGGAAACGCGACATTGCCATCCGCAAAGTCTTCGGTTCCGACAGCCGCCACGAAATGATGCAACTGATGAAATTCTCTTCTGTCTCACTCATTATCAGTCTGCTGATTGCGCTCCCGCTGATGTATGTAGGAGTCCGCCAGATAGACAAGATTGTAACCTACGAGAGCAGTTTCCCCTGGTGGGTACCGATTGCCGCCTTCCTGATTGTGAGCCTCATCTCCCTGGCCTCCGTCTGGCTCATCAGCCGAAAAGCCGTACGGGAAAATCCGGTATGCAACCTGAAGACCGAATAA
- a CDS encoding sigma-54 dependent transcriptional regulator has protein sequence MAKQGTLLVVDDNRNILTSLQYLLEEYFQQVITLNSPVTIPSLLQREAVDVVLLDMNFSSGINSGNEGLYWLREIKRLRPQIQVVLFTAYADINLAVTGLKDGATDFVVKPWDNAKLVQTLQEAYAKGHGNDKKGKQAAQPDEKSTMYWGNSAVIRPLRLLVEKVSTTDANILITGENGTGKDMLAREIHRLSPRRNGPMVVVDMGAITESLFESELFGHVKGSFTDAHTDRIGRFEAADGGTLFLDEIANLPYHLQAKLLTVLQKRYFIKVGSNTPQPTNIRLICATNRNLDEMVHNGEFREDLLYRINTIHLHIPSLRERKEDILPLAQRFLEQYNLQYQRTLTGFSADAEQRLLNYPWYGNIRELQHTIEKAVILSDGNLLKADNLQLADVPAPESPTTQEETKEDTPLQTLDEMEKNLVKKAIEQCDGNLSQAAAQLGITRQTLYNKMKRHGI, from the coding sequence ATGGCAAAACAAGGAACTTTACTCGTAGTAGACGACAACCGTAACATTCTTACTTCGCTGCAATATCTTCTGGAAGAATATTTCCAACAGGTGATTACACTGAATTCTCCGGTCACCATCCCTTCCCTCCTGCAACGGGAAGCGGTGGACGTGGTACTGCTCGACATGAACTTCTCTTCCGGCATCAACAGCGGAAACGAAGGCCTCTACTGGTTACGTGAAATCAAGCGGCTACGCCCCCAGATTCAGGTGGTACTGTTTACGGCCTATGCCGACATCAATCTGGCGGTCACCGGATTGAAAGACGGGGCAACCGACTTCGTGGTAAAGCCTTGGGACAATGCCAAACTGGTACAGACCTTGCAAGAAGCCTACGCAAAGGGGCATGGAAATGACAAGAAAGGAAAACAGGCCGCACAACCAGATGAGAAATCGACCATGTACTGGGGAAATTCAGCCGTCATCCGCCCGTTGCGGTTACTGGTAGAGAAAGTCAGCACCACCGATGCCAACATTCTGATTACAGGAGAAAACGGAACCGGAAAAGACATGCTGGCCCGCGAAATCCATCGCCTGTCTCCCCGACGCAACGGACCGATGGTAGTAGTCGACATGGGGGCCATCACCGAATCGCTGTTTGAAAGTGAACTGTTCGGGCACGTCAAAGGCTCGTTCACCGATGCCCATACCGACCGCATCGGACGTTTTGAGGCTGCCGACGGCGGTACACTGTTCCTCGATGAAATAGCCAACCTTCCTTATCACCTGCAAGCCAAACTGCTTACGGTACTTCAGAAACGGTATTTCATCAAGGTGGGAAGCAATACGCCGCAACCTACCAATATCCGACTGATTTGTGCCACCAACCGCAACTTGGATGAGATGGTACACAACGGAGAGTTCCGCGAAGACTTGCTGTACCGCATCAATACCATCCATCTGCACATTCCGTCACTTCGGGAACGGAAGGAAGACATCCTGCCCTTGGCACAGCGTTTCCTGGAACAGTACAACCTGCAATACCAACGTACGCTGACCGGTTTCAGTGCCGATGCAGAACAGCGCCTGCTGAACTATCCCTGGTACGGAAATATCCGCGAACTGCAGCATACCATCGAAAAGGCAGTCATCCTTTCAGACGGTAACCTGCTGAAAGCAGACAACCTGCAACTGGCTGATGTTCCAGCCCCGGAATCCCCAACCACACAGGAAGAAACGAAAGAAGATACTCCGCTGCAAACCTTGGACGAGATGGAAAAGAACCTCGTCAAGAAAGCCATCGAACAATGCGACGGCAACCTGTCACAGGCAGCGGCACAACTGGGCATTACACGGCAGACACTGTACAACAAAATGAAACGCCATGGCATCTAA
- a CDS encoding PAS domain-containing sensor histidine kinase — protein MASKWFFSPLTRIVSLTAGVVLLTLGMSEDENECIVIGACLVILAVFLFYSSQKQLREKSWLMLEAIRNRDYSFRLPTHGFIGGERILQNTLNEFGAMMGEQKQLMEQRERFYEQVLSGISSGIIVLDEQTKIIQSNPAAARLLSIPALGTLQQLERYGEDIPGLLGTLPAGERCNLQYTTTKGEVQLLVRASVMQLGENTVKILTLNDIRNEMDAKELESWVKLTRVLTHEIMNSIAPISSLSETFLQRKDVRNSPIYEGIRAIHETSTGLISFVDSYRKFSSLQKPSPEPFYLKELLLQIESIHLIPSHIQLSLQIEPEDLMLYADPNLIRQVLINLIKNAVQAIGERTGKIHIRAYSTKEEHILIYVSNDGPAIPEQEAEEIFVPFFTTKKEGSGIGLSLSRQIMKLSNGSISLLKAETNGWNTTFVLEFF, from the coding sequence ATGGCATCTAAATGGTTCTTTTCCCCACTGACACGTATTGTCTCCCTCACAGCAGGCGTGGTCCTGCTGACCTTAGGAATGAGTGAAGATGAAAACGAATGCATCGTCATCGGAGCCTGTCTGGTTATCCTCGCCGTCTTTCTCTTTTATTCCAGTCAGAAACAATTACGGGAGAAAAGCTGGCTCATGCTGGAAGCCATCCGCAACCGCGATTATTCCTTCCGTCTGCCTACACATGGCTTCATCGGAGGCGAACGTATCCTGCAGAATACCCTGAATGAATTCGGAGCGATGATGGGCGAGCAGAAACAGCTGATGGAACAGCGGGAACGGTTTTATGAACAAGTGCTCTCGGGCATCAGTTCCGGCATCATCGTACTCGACGAACAAACCAAAATCATCCAAAGCAATCCGGCTGCAGCACGGCTGCTCAGTATTCCGGCTCTCGGTACCCTTCAGCAACTGGAACGCTACGGGGAAGACATCCCGGGATTGCTGGGTACCTTGCCTGCCGGCGAACGCTGTAACCTGCAATATACCACGACCAAAGGGGAAGTCCAACTGCTGGTCCGGGCGTCCGTGATGCAATTGGGAGAAAATACGGTCAAAATTCTGACCCTAAACGATATCCGGAATGAGATGGATGCCAAGGAGCTCGAGTCATGGGTAAAACTGACCCGGGTACTGACACACGAAATCATGAACTCCATCGCGCCGATTTCTTCTTTGAGCGAGACTTTTCTGCAACGGAAAGACGTGAGGAACAGTCCCATCTACGAAGGTATCCGTGCCATTCACGAAACGTCCACCGGATTGATATCCTTTGTAGACAGCTACCGGAAGTTCTCTTCGCTCCAGAAACCCTCTCCGGAGCCTTTCTACCTGAAAGAACTTCTGCTGCAAATAGAAAGCATTCATCTCATCCCTTCCCACATACAGCTGAGCCTTCAAATAGAGCCTGAAGACCTGATGCTCTATGCCGACCCGAACCTGATCCGACAGGTGCTCATCAACCTAATAAAAAATGCCGTACAAGCCATCGGAGAACGTACAGGGAAAATCCATATCCGCGCCTACTCCACCAAAGAAGAGCATATCCTCATCTACGTGAGCAACGACGGCCCTGCCATCCCCGAACAGGAAGCGGAAGAGATTTTTGTCCCCTTCTTCACCACCAAAAAGGAAGGAAGCGGAATCGGTCTTTCCCTCTCCCGACAGATTATGAAACTCTCCAACGGCAGCATCAGCCTCTTGAAAGCAGAAACCAACGGATGGAATACCACCTTCGTACTGGAATTCTTCTAA
- a CDS encoding MarC family protein — protein sequence MDTILPYALLCFTSFFTLTNPLGTMPVFLTMTNGLGEKERQHIVKRATIISFIILVAFTFCGQFLFKFFGISTNGFRIAAGIIILKIGYDMLQARYTNTKLKDEEIKAYADDISITPLSIPMLCGPGAIANGIIMMDDAHTWSLKVTLVSVIAVVYILTYIILRLSTRLVRVIGETGNNVMMRLMGLILMVIAVECFVGGMKPILIDIIQESRF from the coding sequence ATGGATACAATTCTACCCTATGCACTGTTGTGCTTCACTTCCTTTTTCACATTGACAAATCCTCTGGGCACGATGCCGGTATTTCTGACCATGACCAACGGACTGGGAGAAAAGGAGCGTCAGCATATTGTGAAAAGAGCGACAATTATTTCTTTTATTATACTGGTTGCATTTACCTTTTGCGGACAGTTCCTGTTTAAGTTCTTCGGCATCTCTACCAACGGATTTCGTATTGCAGCCGGTATTATCATTCTGAAGATAGGTTATGATATGTTGCAGGCACGTTACACCAATACGAAGCTCAAGGACGAGGAAATCAAGGCGTATGCAGACGATATTTCCATTACACCGCTTTCTATCCCCATGCTGTGCGGACCGGGTGCCATTGCGAACGGCATTATAATGATGGATGATGCCCACACCTGGAGTCTGAAAGTGACGCTCGTTTCGGTGATTGCAGTGGTATATATTCTTACCTATATTATATTGCGTTTGTCCACCAGACTGGTTCGAGTGATTGGAGAAACTGGAAATAACGTCATGATGCGTTTGATGGGATTGATTCTGATGGTCATTGCCGTGGAATGCTTCGTGGGGGGAATGAAGCCGATATTAATCGATATCATTCAGGAAAGCCGTTTCTGA
- a CDS encoding FtsX-like permease family protein — translation MKTILRNLFYTLKRFRTASVLNLLGLSAAFAAFVLLMMKVSYERNFDTCYPHADRLVMLNLSEAKGSNHVSILPRGPIDYLIQQVPGIEYGTIYSPAWSKQAFYTDPKNPQYFYEEPWAVYPDFGKIIGLKFVEGSDQEMNQPESVIISESYARKLFPKGNALGSYLYADTPDWRSPEATKFRICGIFEDLPENCQFKNDLFVPMGKLQENDWGSQNFYAFFLLKPGVSVEEVNQQITATGVDERLFTGEPGTQKLYAFPIQKLYYDMYSPYYFKTGSRSTMTLLVSIGFLIILIACINLINFSTALAPMRMRSINTQKVLGSTNGELRRALTLESVVIVLVSWLLSLCIVAALIHLNVLSFMGFTPSLLVYWKYVVYTGLIALLTGIVAGLYPAWYMTSFPPALVLKGNYALSGKGQRLRTVLIGFQYIVSFALITTAAFIFLQNRFMRNHELGIDKDQILVASLPQQPFHSSPYRKFDSQLKSFAEIDDIAYAKWELGASEGYTQYSFTYKGSQYGHRYIDVTPNFCRVMGLHILSGSDFLPSDSIYTSQLNFIATQDLQQESGIPAGETLDFFPWGMKALLKGYVNNVQFTSLKMNPVPYIFCPNGAYSNQVLPFAYIRVKAGSDMDTALKHIRETISDCFTGYPTEVKFYDQVYGQLYQKETDQQKIITWFSLLAILISLVGVFGLIIFEAEHRQKEIGVRKVYGASIRQILWMFGRSYLILSVVCSLIASPIAWYAVSEWLKQFNERIPISPWVFLCTCLLISAITLVTITIQNYRTATSNPIDCLKSE, via the coding sequence ATGAAAACCATTTTACGGAATCTTTTTTACACCCTGAAGCGCTTCCGGACCGCCTCCGTGCTGAACCTGCTGGGGCTTTCGGCCGCCTTTGCCGCCTTTGTCCTGCTCATGATGAAGGTGAGCTACGAGCGCAATTTCGATACCTGCTATCCCCATGCCGACCGCTTGGTCATGCTGAACCTGTCAGAAGCCAAAGGAAGCAATCATGTCAGTATCCTTCCCCGAGGTCCTATCGACTACCTCATCCAGCAAGTGCCCGGCATCGAATACGGTACCATCTATTCCCCTGCCTGGTCCAAGCAGGCTTTCTACACCGACCCCAAGAATCCGCAATATTTCTACGAAGAACCGTGGGCCGTATATCCGGACTTCGGCAAAATCATCGGACTGAAGTTTGTGGAAGGCAGCGACCAGGAAATGAACCAGCCGGAAAGTGTCATTATCTCCGAGAGCTATGCCCGCAAACTGTTCCCCAAAGGAAACGCCTTGGGCTCCTATCTGTATGCAGACACCCCAGACTGGCGAAGTCCGGAAGCCACGAAGTTCCGGATATGCGGTATCTTTGAAGACCTCCCCGAGAACTGCCAGTTCAAGAACGACCTTTTCGTACCGATGGGAAAGCTGCAGGAGAACGACTGGGGCAGCCAGAACTTCTATGCGTTCTTCCTGCTGAAACCGGGCGTCAGCGTAGAAGAAGTCAACCAACAGATTACGGCTACAGGGGTCGACGAACGACTGTTCACCGGAGAGCCAGGCACACAGAAACTCTATGCCTTCCCGATACAGAAACTGTATTATGACATGTATTCCCCCTACTACTTCAAGACGGGCAGTCGCAGCACCATGACCTTGCTGGTAAGCATCGGCTTCCTGATTATCCTTATCGCGTGCATCAACCTCATCAATTTCAGTACGGCACTGGCTCCGATGCGCATGCGCAGCATCAACACCCAGAAAGTGCTGGGAAGTACCAACGGAGAACTGCGCCGTGCCCTGACCCTAGAATCGGTCGTCATCGTACTGGTCAGCTGGTTGCTGTCACTGTGCATCGTGGCCGCCCTGATTCACTTGAACGTGCTATCCTTCATGGGCTTCACGCCCTCCCTGCTTGTCTACTGGAAATACGTGGTCTACACCGGACTGATAGCCCTGCTAACCGGCATCGTGGCAGGACTGTATCCGGCGTGGTACATGACCTCCTTCCCGCCTGCCCTCGTGTTGAAAGGCAACTACGCCCTGAGCGGAAAAGGACAACGGTTGCGTACGGTACTCATCGGCTTCCAATACATCGTTTCGTTCGCCCTGATTACTACTGCCGCTTTCATCTTCCTGCAGAACCGCTTCATGCGCAACCATGAACTGGGCATCGACAAAGACCAGATACTGGTAGCGTCCCTCCCCCAACAGCCTTTCCACAGCAGTCCGTACCGCAAGTTCGACAGCCAACTGAAGAGTTTTGCGGAAATCGACGACATCGCCTATGCCAAATGGGAACTGGGGGCCAGCGAAGGATACACGCAATATTCTTTCACCTACAAAGGGAGTCAATACGGACATCGGTATATTGACGTCACTCCCAATTTCTGCCGCGTCATGGGCCTGCACATCCTGTCGGGAAGCGACTTCCTGCCCAGCGATTCCATTTACACCTCCCAGCTGAACTTCATCGCCACACAGGACTTGCAGCAAGAAAGCGGTATTCCGGCAGGAGAGACACTCGACTTTTTCCCGTGGGGGATGAAAGCCCTTCTCAAAGGATATGTGAACAACGTGCAGTTTACTTCATTAAAGATGAATCCCGTGCCTTACATATTCTGTCCCAACGGCGCCTACAGCAACCAAGTTTTGCCGTTTGCCTATATCCGCGTAAAAGCCGGAAGCGACATGGATACCGCCCTGAAACACATCCGCGAGACCATCAGTGACTGCTTCACCGGTTATCCCACCGAAGTGAAGTTCTATGACCAGGTCTACGGACAACTGTATCAGAAGGAAACCGACCAGCAAAAAATCATTACCTGGTTCAGTCTGCTAGCCATCCTCATTTCATTGGTAGGCGTATTCGGCCTGATTATATTTGAGGCCGAACACCGGCAGAAGGAAATCGGCGTACGCAAGGTCTACGGAGCCTCCATCCGGCAAATTCTCTGGATGTTCGGACGTTCCTATCTGATTCTCTCAGTGGTATGTTCCCTCATCGCCAGTCCCATCGCCTGGTATGCCGTATCAGAATGGCTGAAGCAGTTCAATGAACGGATTCCCATCTCGCCCTGGGTCTTCCTCTGCACCTGCCTGCTTATCAGTGCCATTACCTTGGTTACCATTACGATACAGAATTACCGGACGGCCACCAGCAATCCGATAGACTGCCTGAAATCGGAATAA
- a CDS encoding efflux RND transporter periplasmic adaptor subunit, with protein MDIQLEKKKGIQKKHLPYIAGGVVVLLLLGWIIFGNHASTLKVDGKSLNIADVTYGKFNDYIRVNGQVQPISVVQLSPEEGGIVQEKVVEEGAHVKKGDVILRLSNSNLDLQILNAESELAEKQNLLRNTQVTMQQDKLNNETEKVQLDIDTRRKQRTYQQYQRLYKERLISREEYLQAKEDYEVAQKKHKLIMERLAQDSIYRNIQMDQMEDNLQNMRKNVLLIRERKDKLEVRATIDGELGLLDAELGQNINAGQMVGQINDLSDYKIEAMIDEHYIDRVTNGLPATFERQGSSFNLKVRKVYPEVRDGRFRTDFIFQGKRPENIRSGQTYYIDLQLGEPTESVLIPKGTFFQVTGGNWIFVVDKDGKKAYRRKIRIGRQNPQYYEVLEGLEKGERVIISGYESYKDNEVLVLN; from the coding sequence ATGGATATACAGTTAGAAAAGAAAAAAGGAATCCAGAAGAAACACCTTCCTTATATCGCAGGAGGAGTGGTTGTACTTCTGTTGTTGGGTTGGATTATTTTCGGCAATCATGCTTCTACGCTGAAAGTCGACGGCAAGTCGCTGAACATTGCCGATGTGACCTATGGAAAGTTTAATGATTATATCCGGGTGAACGGACAGGTGCAGCCGATTTCCGTAGTACAGCTCAGCCCCGAAGAAGGAGGTATCGTGCAGGAGAAGGTGGTGGAAGAAGGAGCGCACGTGAAGAAAGGCGATGTGATTCTCCGTTTGAGCAACTCCAACCTGGACTTGCAGATTCTGAATGCGGAATCTGAACTGGCAGAGAAACAGAACCTGCTTCGTAACACGCAGGTCACCATGCAGCAGGACAAACTGAACAACGAAACGGAGAAAGTGCAGCTCGACATTGATACCCGCCGCAAGCAGCGTACGTACCAGCAATACCAGCGCTTGTACAAGGAACGGCTCATCAGCCGCGAGGAATATCTTCAGGCCAAGGAAGACTACGAGGTGGCTCAGAAGAAGCACAAACTGATTATGGAACGTCTGGCGCAGGATTCCATTTACCGTAACATTCAGATGGACCAGATGGAAGACAACTTGCAGAACATGCGCAAGAACGTCTTGCTGATTCGCGAGCGGAAAGACAAGCTGGAAGTGCGGGCTACCATCGACGGAGAACTGGGACTGCTGGATGCGGAACTGGGACAGAATATCAATGCCGGACAGATGGTGGGACAGATCAACGACTTGTCGGACTACAAGATTGAGGCCATGATTGACGAACACTACATCGACCGTGTGACCAACGGACTGCCGGCTACTTTTGAACGTCAGGGTTCTTCGTTCAACCTGAAAGTGCGCAAGGTGTATCCCGAGGTGCGCGACGGACGTTTCCGTACCGATTTCATTTTCCAGGGCAAACGTCCGGAGAATATCCGCAGCGGACAGACCTACTATATCGACCTGCAGCTGGGTGAGCCTACCGAAAGCGTGCTGATTCCGAAGGGGACCTTCTTCCAGGTGACCGGAGGCAACTGGATTTTCGTGGTCGACAAGGATGGGAAGAAAGCTTATCGTCGTAAAATCCGTATCGGACGGCAGAACCCCCAGTATTATGAAGTGCTGGAGGGACTGGAAAAAGGCGAACGGGTCATCATTTCCGGATATGAGAGTTACAAAGACAATGAAGTATTGGTGTTAAACTAA